The genomic region GAACTATGTTCACAGGCTCAAAATTTAAAATATTACCAAAATTTCCTGGTGTTTTTAACCCTTTTTTTGCTATTTCTGTATTTATCGTTATAGCCTTTTCAACTAATTCTATAACCTCTTTTTCTGGATTCTCTATATATTCTAAAAAATTATCAATATTATATTTTTTTATACTTTCCAATAATGTTCCACCTTTTTCAAATGGTTTATCAATAATAGGGTTACCATTTTCCTCTATGTGCACTATATTATCATGTGTTCCTTCAATTATAACATTAACTTTATTTTCTCCTTCTAATATGCAATTCACTTTTAATCCTATATAATTTTTATCAACATCAACATTTATTTTTCCTAAGATTTTATGAGATGTATCTATACATTCCTGATTTACATGCTTTAATACTTCTAAACCCAACGCAGCTTCACCACATGTATATGCTAAAGCTGCAGCAATTTCAAGTCCTATAAATGGTGTCCCGGGAATATTGACTTCTAACCCATTTTTATATGTATTTTTATCAAGAATGATTTTTATGCTCTCTAAGTTCCCCTTTAAATATTTTTTTGCTGTTGCAACTGCTAATGCCACTGCTATTGGTTCAGTACAGCCATATGCTGGTTTTACCTGATCAAAAATAATATCTTTCAACATCTTTATTCCCCCCGTTTATATATTTTTATTTAGGTTATTGATTGAGATTCAACATTTGAAATATCTATAATCGGCGCAAGACCTACCATAATAAATCCCAATATTTTCAGAGCATTAAAAGGTTCATGAAAAAATATTGCAGATAATATAGAAGCAAAAACTAGTTCTAAAGGCATTAGTAAAGATAATGTATGTGATTGTAATCTTTTTAATGCTATAAAATTTAAGGTTAAAGGTACAAATGTTGCCAAAACGGCAAGTATAAAACCTGCTAATAAAAATTTATTATTCAATGTATATATTTCGTTATTTCTGATTACAAAAAGTAAGTAATATATAAATGCCCCAGTAAATGTATAAAAAGCATTTTCAAAAGGGTTTGAGTTTTCTTCTTTTATTTGTTCGCTAACAGAAACTATAAATAAAGCATTTACAAATGAACTAAACAATATTATTAATGTTCCAAATATTATATTTGGATTTTCAATCAATGCCCTCTCACCAAGATTGGCTATAATTACTCCCACGAATGAAATTGCAACTGCAGACGCATTTACTATATTAATCTTCCTTTTTGTAGTTTTTGTTTGCAATATTGAGACAAAAATAGGGTTTGTAAAGTAAATTACTGTAGCATATGCTGGATTTAAGTATTGTAATCCTATAAAAAAAGCATAAGCAGCTATTCCATAATTAACAATACCAAGTATCGAAAATAATATAAATTTTTTTAAATGAAATTTATATCCAGCAAATATAAAAATCATACCTGATATTATAAAAGAAAAAAGAAATCTCAAAAATAAGATTTGAGATACTGTTGCTCCTATATTAAAGGAATATTTTCCTAATACTGAAGTTACAGAAGAAGAAAACGCAGATAAAACAGCTAATAAATAATGCAATTTAATCACTCCAAAAATTTTTTCGTATCTCGTTTATTATATAATTTTTTTGTTTTTTTTTCAATACAAAATAACACAAAAAATATTGAAGTTTTCAATAATAAAAAACTCTTCCTTTTCAGGAAGAGTTTGATTAATTTTTATAATGGATATTTAAAATTCCTCTATAATTTTATTTGCAAATTCAATTGCAGATAAAGATTTTGATGAATCTGAGGAAATATCAGGAGTAGAATAACCATTTTTTATAGTAGTTTCAATAGATTTTTTTATCAATTCAGCAGCTTCGGTATAACCAATGTATTCTAGCATCATTACTCCTGATAAAATAAGTGAGGTTGGATTAGCCATTTCAGGATTTTTTATTCCAGGTGCTGTCCCGTGTGTTGGTTCAAATAAAGCTATTTCATCTCCAATATTAGCGCCTGGAACTATACCTATTCCGCCAATTTGAGCCGCTGCCGCGTCCGACAAATAATCACCGTTCAAATTTGGAGTTATTAAAATATCAAAATTTGATGGATTTAATAATAATTGCTGAAACATGTTATCAGCTATAATATCATTTACCATAATATTTTTATTTTCTAATTGTTCTTTGAATTCATCAACTACTTCATAACACCATTTTCTAAAATTACCTTCGGTGTATTTCATTATATTCCCTTTATGAACTATTGTTATTTTTTTTCTATTATTTTCTAATGCATATTTTATTGTTTTTCTCATAAGCCTCTTTGTTTTAAACTCGCTTATAGGTTTTATACCAATTGAAGCTTTACTTAAATTTGTTCCAAATTTTTCATTTAATATTTTTATTAATTCATTTGATTCTTTAGAGTCCTCTTCCCATTCAATACCAGCATACACATCTTCTGTATTTTCACGAAAAATAATAATATCAACATTTTCTGGATTTTTTACTGGAGCTTTAATTCCAGGTATATATTTAACAGGTCTTATACAAGCATATAAATCTAACTTTTGCCTCATTGCTACATTCAAACTTCTATAACCACTACCTATAGGTGTTTCAAGTGGACCTTTTATTCCTATTTTATATTCCTTTAATAAATCTAACGTTTCTTTTGGTAAAAGAGTTCCAAACTTTTTAAGAGCTTTTTTACCTGCATATGTTTCCTTCCAAATAATTTTTTTCTTTCCAGAATATATATAATCAATAGCTGCGTTCCAGACTTTCATAGCAGCTTTCATAATGTATGGACCAATCCCATCACCTTCGATATATAAAATTGTTATTTCATCCATTTTTTCACCGCCTATTTTCATAATATTACAAGATTATCAGCATGAATAAATTCTTCATAATCATAATTACCTAATTTTTGAATTTCTTCACTTTTTTTACCCAATATATTTTTACTTTCCAAATATGAATAATTAGAAATACCTTTTGCTATTATTTTATTTTCATAATATATATTTACAGCATCACCTTTTAAAAATTTCCCTTCTACCTTTTCAATTCCTATTGATAATAAACTTTTTCTCT from Marinitoga aeolica harbors:
- a CDS encoding L-cysteine desulfidase family protein translates to MLKDIIFDQVKPAYGCTEPIAVALAVATAKKYLKGNLESIKIILDKNTYKNGLEVNIPGTPFIGLEIAAALAYTCGEAALGLEVLKHVNQECIDTSHKILGKINVDVDKNYIGLKVNCILEGENKVNVIIEGTHDNIVHIEENGNPIIDKPFEKGGTLLESIKKYNIDNFLEYIENPEKEVIELVEKAITINTEIAKKGLKTPGNFGNILNFEPVNIVQAAVDARMSGELLPVMTVAGSGNQGLSCTLPLIKIGEKYGENKVKKAILLSMLITIYIKSYTGVLTPICGAGSISSAGASAGIVYLKGGSAGQIKNAINNVLSTLFGLTCDGAKKGCALKAGTGTFVALQSAELALNNANIPCGNGIAAKDVEETIKRIGKLTLSIKKFDEDVLEFIGKC
- a CDS encoding DMT family transporter, which gives rise to MHYLLAVLSAFSSSVTSVLGKYSFNIGATVSQILFLRFLFSFIISGMIFIFAGYKFHLKKFILFSILGIVNYGIAAYAFFIGLQYLNPAYATVIYFTNPIFVSILQTKTTKRKINIVNASAVAISFVGVIIANLGERALIENPNIIFGTLIILFSSFVNALFIVSVSEQIKEENSNPFENAFYTFTGAFIYYLLFVIRNNEIYTLNNKFLLAGFILAVLATFVPLTLNFIALKRLQSHTLSLLMPLELVFASILSAIFFHEPFNALKILGFIMVGLAPIIDISNVESQSIT
- a CDS encoding NADP-dependent isocitrate dehydrogenase, whose protein sequence is MDEITILYIEGDGIGPYIMKAAMKVWNAAIDYIYSGKKKIIWKETYAGKKALKKFGTLLPKETLDLLKEYKIGIKGPLETPIGSGYRSLNVAMRQKLDLYACIRPVKYIPGIKAPVKNPENVDIIIFRENTEDVYAGIEWEEDSKESNELIKILNEKFGTNLSKASIGIKPISEFKTKRLMRKTIKYALENNRKKITIVHKGNIMKYTEGNFRKWCYEVVDEFKEQLENKNIMVNDIIADNMFQQLLLNPSNFDILITPNLNGDYLSDAAAAQIGGIGIVPGANIGDEIALFEPTHGTAPGIKNPEMANPTSLILSGVMMLEYIGYTEAAELIKKSIETTIKNGYSTPDISSDSSKSLSAIEFANKIIEEF